The Effusibacillus lacus genome contains a region encoding:
- a CDS encoding TSCPD domain-containing protein — protein MVLSQFTMGFEDSGQKAEFKDTEKEAYIREQLHKHFPAEKAEFFLHHIKWEDLEETTRTGLRFQDAIIDATYYPFEENRKNQMNERRVGLGIMGLHDLLLYCGVKYGSEESMKLIDVLMGMMAEWCYLESVELAKENGPFPAFVAEKFLQSGYMKQMAAEKPHVTEAIAKHGVRNVTTMTVAPTGTTGTMVGCSTGCEPYYAWSYFRNSRLGMFEENAEIVDAYKKTHADADLPDYFVTAMDLTPEEHVRVQAALQKWIDSSISKTCNAPNEYTVADTKKLYDLAYELGCKGVTIYRDGSRSEQVLSLKEESKEETVKEDVAVADLFGSPVQQQPYVNKGRPDVLYGATYRKETPLGTAYITVNDDPETQLATEIFVNIGKAGSDVYAANEALGRAITLYLRDSQNPDKEAVLVKHFSGIGGSNAVGFGDRRITSVPDAIAKALIEHSETFPLRRLNNLETAATVQLSADRVSLRQFNTGKDLCPNCHQHTLVRHGGCHECEACGYSKC, from the coding sequence GTGGTTTTGAGCCAATTCACAATGGGCTTTGAAGATTCGGGACAAAAAGCCGAGTTTAAGGACACAGAGAAAGAAGCCTATATCCGGGAACAACTCCATAAGCACTTCCCGGCTGAAAAGGCGGAGTTCTTCCTGCACCACATCAAATGGGAGGATCTTGAGGAAACAACCCGTACAGGACTTCGTTTCCAGGATGCGATCATCGATGCAACTTATTATCCGTTTGAAGAGAACCGCAAGAACCAGATGAACGAGCGCCGCGTGGGTCTTGGCATCATGGGACTGCATGACCTGCTGCTCTACTGCGGTGTGAAATACGGTTCGGAAGAATCGATGAAATTGATTGATGTGCTGATGGGCATGATGGCGGAATGGTGCTATCTGGAGTCGGTGGAACTGGCGAAAGAGAACGGTCCGTTCCCGGCGTTTGTGGCCGAGAAGTTCCTGCAGTCCGGCTACATGAAGCAAATGGCCGCCGAAAAGCCGCATGTGACCGAAGCTATTGCCAAGCATGGCGTACGCAATGTCACCACCATGACGGTTGCTCCCACTGGCACTACTGGAACAATGGTCGGGTGCTCCACAGGGTGCGAGCCTTACTACGCTTGGTCTTACTTCCGCAACTCGCGCCTCGGTATGTTTGAAGAGAACGCTGAGATTGTCGATGCTTATAAGAAGACGCACGCTGACGCAGACCTGCCTGATTACTTTGTAACTGCTATGGATCTTACGCCTGAAGAGCATGTCCGTGTTCAGGCCGCCCTGCAGAAATGGATCGATTCCTCCATCTCAAAGACTTGTAATGCGCCGAATGAATATACGGTGGCTGACACCAAGAAACTGTATGACCTGGCCTATGAATTGGGATGCAAAGGCGTAACCATCTACCGTGATGGGTCCCGTTCCGAACAGGTTCTGTCCTTGAAGGAGGAGTCGAAAGAAGAGACCGTCAAAGAAGATGTTGCAGTAGCGGACCTGTTTGGGTCACCCGTTCAGCAGCAACCATACGTCAACAAGGGCCGTCCGGATGTATTGTATGGTGCAACATACCGTAAAGAGACACCGCTGGGTACAGCGTATATCACTGTTAACGATGACCCGGAAACTCAGTTGGCAACTGAAATCTTTGTCAACATTGGAAAAGCGGGCTCGGATGTCTATGCTGCCAACGAGGCATTGGGACGGGCAATCACTCTCTATCTCAGAGATTCGCAGAATCCCGACAAAGAAGCGGTGCTGGTGAAGCATTTCTCGGGAATCGGCGGGTCCAACGCAGTCGGTTTCGGTGACCGCCGCATTACGTCCGTACCGGATGCAATTGCCAAGGCATTGATTGAACACTCGGAGACATTTCCGCTGCGCCGGTTAAACAACTTGGAA